Below is a window of Rhipicephalus sanguineus isolate Rsan-2018 chromosome 9, BIME_Rsan_1.4, whole genome shotgun sequence DNA.
ggaagacatagcgcggtgtacaattttcggaagggcataggagaacggaattatctagacattctgcaaacacagcctagggtgcgaagaccccgcgaagcaacacgcttagcgtgagcagaaaagtgtaaggtgctatcaaaaagaacacctagatcattgatctgacataccttacacaacgacacagaattggcagaatataaaaatggcacactaaatgtttttcgagtgaaactcattaccttggtttttgaaatatttagggagaggttattgctcctgcaccattcagaaaaagaacacaaatcagattgcagcaagcgacaatcgataactgaatgaatttacttaaatatctttaagtcatcggcatacaaaaggaaagaagaattccgaatgacagaagaaacatcattaacataaattaaaaagaggagtgggcccagtgccgacccttgagggaccccactagtagctttgtagagagaggacgtttggccattaacggcaacataacatgatctatcaagaagatagctatggaggagattcacaattgaagaatcaacatcaaagtatGCAAGTTTATCAACAAGcagcgaataataataataataataataataattgaaagAAATTGAAAGAAGATATAATAGGAAGAATCGGCAACGCTGTACTCATGCATGATTACGATACGTAGATagtcgtgacgtcacagtgacgaaAACACATATAGTAACCTAAATGCacaaacttcgggggggggggggataaattTTTACCACATCCAGTGGTTTACGAACGAGAACCGCGGGTCCCAAGCACCAAAAGATGAGCAAAGAAAGCTAAAAACTACGAGACTTGTGGGATCAGCCAGCACCGCGCTTCATGAGGGAAGTTCGCATGTTAACCCAGCGaccaataaacaaataaaaaaaaacgaaaatatttAAAGCAGCGGCATCAAAAGACAGAAAACCACAGGACATCAGCGCCGTGTCCTGTAGTCTCCATTGTCTTGTGCTATCGTCTTTTTCGCTTCTTTAAATATGAACCTTAACCAACTCCCCAGACTTAAATATTTTTAGAGTAAGCGGAATAAGGAGCAGTTTCCAGGCGAACACGATTGGTGTATATCGTGCGCAAATAAGGCAAACGTCGTGTGCTTAACTTGAATGGCGCAGTTCGCGTACAGTGATATAAACGCAGATGATATGAGGCTCGAGTTTTAGAGAGTTTGGGTAAAGAGGGCTGGCGGATTTAAATGGACGGTAAGAGACACCTGATAGGACCCTGGTAGAGCGATAAAAAATTatggccaagcctgaaggaagagcgcagctgtaaAGTGGCGCTCCTTgtttctcgttattttgttttctttatttcttatctttctttttctttctctctgtttctcctaACTCTCTTtgtatatgtttctttctttctctatttatttctctttctcgctctttctatctttgcttttctttcttccctttctttctcactttcgctctgcttctttctttctctttacatCTTGctgtctgttctttctttctctttttcgtgtctgtttctttttatatgtattctctctctttctaaccTTCTCTCTATCTCGTTCTCTCTTTGTCGgcttctttctcttgctttctttgtttctctttatttctctctttctttctcatttttgtcttgctctttgtttcttgctatctcttcttcgtgtgtttttttcttctatttctttttctctttctttctatctctttctttctccatatccctttttttatttcattgttttcccgtctttctctctgtttttcctctctttttcgtgtcttctccctctctctttttctccgcCTCTGTCCTTCTCTGTCTTGTTATCTACTTATGTCattattccctttatttttctccctttttctctttctctttctttctgtcgctttattctctctctttcacgtctttCGCGTGCtctgctccacttcgccgagcagagttttcgtttaacgctcgcacccgcTGTACTCGATGGTAGGGCTTGCCCGATTCCTGCGGcccatacccacctgtggagttttgcatAACGGTGCACAAGTTAAAGATAGTTAAGCAGACTCGCTTTTAAAAAGAAATTACGCGCAACTAAAATAAAGTCGTGCTAAAATTATGTGTGAAACACTCTTGTCCCAGCGTATAAGAGAACTTAAAAACGTCAAGATACATCGGAAAAATAAAACGAAGACGCTTGTTGGTATGTGCGACCGTCCATTCATCACCCATCGTCATCGCCATTATCATCCTCGTTATCGCATCATAATCGAGTCCTTTCGATAAAAAACACATTCCCCCCATTGCACTGCTCGACTAAGGTAACGTCAATTCTTGTCATTTTAATGTCGCGTGCAGCTCCGCGCcgaattttatttttaattttcaagCTGCAGAGACTAAGCTTTTAAAAGGAATAAAAGTTTGATGCATTTCAAAAGTGTTCCCTCATCGTGTGTACCAGCGAATCTTTGAGCTAATTATACCTGATAGTTTATTTGTCAGCAAGTGATAgttgaaagaaaacaagctttaaTGGACTGTCAACTTCTGGGAACAGGCACCATTCACACCAACCACTGCACACAGCCGCACATAAGTTTTTTTCTGTGTTCAAGaaagtgcacccgcttcaacacTCTCTATTCACACTCCCAAGTCTGTCCCTCGCTAATGCATCACACACTCCTTCCCGTGAGGCACTTAGATGCCACGCCCCACGCGCTTTTCTCACGCCCTCTGTTACCACGCCTGGCCCAAGCCGGAGGTCAAGCTCAAGACCAGTCGTCAAACAAGGAATTCGGTGTTCTAGGTCCGGCTATAAGGCCTCCTTCACAAACACTCCACGAAGAAGTCGATGTTTTTCACGAACGCCACCTTTTTAGGTCACGCCCTGTGTAATATGTTGCTTGAGTCCACGTGACTCACTTCACTTGGTCACAAAATTCTCAGTCCTGTGATGCAACCTAACACCTCTTTTTCCCACCCCCTTACCCAGTGAACTATCGTGGAGCTAAAGTTACAGAAAGTCCAATGGTTGTCTCCAGAACCCACCCTCACCCGCAGCTAACGCCTCCCGGATCGCCTACTCACTCGTCACGCCGCCGACGAGTGACCAGCCATGTACCTGAGCACCTGAATGACTCGTGACTTCTGCTTCCAGCGGGCCAGCGACTGAACGGGCATTAACGAGAGCAGCACGAACAGGCAGCAGAGGGTAAAGACACCGCACAGGTACTGAGTGTCGAACTCCTTCTTCAcggtcaacatggcggcaccgACTAGGCGTCCCGCGCACCGGGCGTAGGCCTCGTAACGGGGCGACAGCATGGCGCAGTTCCTGAGCTTGCGCAGCGCGGCGCCCCACAGGCCGAGGGAGAAGTGGAAGGCCAGCATGGCCATGACGATGACCAGCACCGAGTCCGGGTAGACGGGCATGGCGGCCGCCGCGAAGAACATGCCGACGGCCGCCAGGAGGCACGACAGGGTCAGGGTGTAGCGCGGCGTCGCCTGGATCATGCGGGTCACCCGGAAGAAGCAGCCACCGAAGACATGGAAGAAGCAGTACAGGGCGTACAGCAGGCCGACGTCCATGTTGGAAGGGTTGACCAGGGGCGCCCAGAAGGCTTCGACGACGGTGCTGCAGCACCAGAGGGCTGCCTCGGAGGAGAGCACGGCGAGGGTGACGATGCGGTCGGACCGGTACGGTTCCAGGAGGTCCTTGATAGGCTGCGACGGTGGAGCGAGCCAGTGGAAGAGAAACAGGAGTCCCAGGACGTAGGTAGCTATGCGGAACATGATGAAGCAGTCGAAGTAGATGACGTCGCAGAGCAGGCTGCCAGTGACGCCCGCGACGATGCCGATGAAGCCGATGCTGATCATGATGGCCACGTCTGACGGCCTTGTGCGGGCGCTGAACTGGCCCAAGGCCAGCGGGAACAGCGTGAGCACACACATCTTCGTGAGGGTACGACGAGAAGAACATGAAAAGTTGAGGAGAAGGTCGTTTTACATTATTGTTGTCCGAGCACGCGGATATATTATAAAACAGGGGGACATCGAAGCCTTTTGCAGTAAGAACCCCTCAACGCAGAATGCATGGCAACACCCAGGGATACTTGACCACCTTTTTGATGCACAGAGCACTCTTATGTGCCCTGCAGATCAGGGAATTGCTAACCGAACTTACTGTGTATTGGTGGAGCTGCACAATGTGTCTTTGCTGTGATAAAAATTCGGAAGATTAGATTTTGGTAATTCGGACTTTCTGAAGTATGCGACTtcaggagggggcgggggggacgGTATTTTGATAACCGCTCTGTGCATATCTTATCTTACATGCCTGTGCAACGCGCTTGTCGCACCGTGTCCAATCATCCAATTTGTTCGGCAGAGCGAGTGCGGGTGGCGCACATTTCTTTCGAACCGATCGTGTTTGCCGAAAACCATGCGTTGAGCCCTGTGATGCATAACACTAGAGCTTACGACGACGTGATCATGTGTTGGGCCCGCGCTTCCTAGCTCCTATATTTCTTACGCAAAGCTCCTTCCGAGTGATTTCCTTCTTCCAAGCCAGAGACCTCCCCCTGTCTTATCCTAGCTAGTACCGGACATCTGTGCAATTTGCGTACTGCGTAATGCATTCCATATGTGGAATACACTGTGCATTACCCTTTTTATGTGGCacacttgctgaatcatatgtcTTGTAATCTAACGTCAGCTATCACTAACTTTGTACTTACACCTACTTTGCTGTGCATGCCGATGTTGTTGATCTTAACCCTACATTGTTCTTACTTATGTATCTGAACCCCCTTACACAATGCGTCTGTGAGGCCTGTaaggtataaataaataaataaataaataaataaataaataaataagaaggtAGCTCACCTTAGCCAGAACCTTCGAGATCATCAGCGTTTCCAGGTGGTCGGTCTTCTTCATCAGGCAAGACTGCATCAGGAGTGCCAGCAGAAGCGGCGCGGACAGCTTCCAGCCCACGCGCTTGGCGATCGAGCGTCCCCAGAGATCGGCAAAACAGCCTCCGAGAGTCCCGACGGCGTAGATTTGCGCGATCGCCGTCTGCTCGAGCTTGTTGTAATAGTAGAGCTTGTACTCGTACGGGTTCTGGAGACGGTCCCCGAACACCAGCACCAAGTAGAACACGACGGCATGCCATTGAGACAGGACGGACGGCTGCGGCTTGGGCACCGCCACGACTCTTGACGATGACGTCACCGCCATGCCCCACGGTGGCCTGGCTTCCGGCAAGGTTTGTGGCTTTGGCTCGGCTCGGTATGACCCCGGTCCTGGTCAAAATGCTGCTCCGCCTACACGAGAGGGTCGGCCTTATGTCTGCGCTCCGTGAAAAAGCTGGTTTATAGCCGGCTTAATCTCGAAATAAAAAGACAACTCATAGGGTTCCTGATGCCTCAGtcgtctcgaaggcgaaagccaccttcttttccttctcagtcgatgaatTAATCCtacccccttcgaaagctttctgcatcgcaGATATCTGACCTTGTCGGAATAGGTTCatgcttatgaagcgcgaaaaaaCATTGGGACGAAGTATCCCGCTTGTCATGTgtgtatctctgcttcgtccccgtgtctttttttttgcgcttcataAGCATGAGCTTTCTGTGCGTAACATGGTTTtctactgcctccgtgatcggcccacgcttAACCAAGCGAGCAATGGtgatatcatgtgacgtcacgttatgtgaagtcatagtgacgtcatattGGCGAcacgatggcgtcacaaattttggcgatctgtgacgtcaggtcgacgtcacattgtgacgtcatcaaatgatgatttctttgcatcactcgtgttgacaccgccgaggtcagttttcgcgtttgatggggcatctgatgctttcgcatcaaaaaaaaaaaaaaaaagaattctggggTTTCGCATtccaaaactacgacatgattacgagggacgccgtagtgaggaCTACTGCGTCCACGTGgaactctttaacatgcaccagATTCTTAGTGCCCTGTTTGTTTATTCGTTTGTTTTGtgcacgttttctttttgcgtgcCTCCCCCCGCCAAATGCGGCTAccgtggtcgggaatcgaacccgcgtcgttCAGCTTGACAGCGCAACGCTTTAACCGCTAAGCTATACTACGATTAGTGCGTGCTGTAACAGTTTTATAAAAGTCTTGCATGTAAAGCTGTTTACTCCCGTTCTCAGCGGTGTTGCTGATTTCTAAATAGCTCAACTCACTAACTTTGACATATTGAGCGCCACTACAGAGCAGTTAAGAGTTCttaatagacggcactcaacgacaatgcgtaatagcgacagtcacggcaaggcacgaactctcagAGCGAGCGGCATCCTTTCacaagaagccaaagaggacgacccactagaaggcgctggagagagcaacccattaccatgttcaaggcttcgctacaacctATAAATATTAAAAAATCAAAAAGGGCAGACCAGACGCTGTATGcacagttaaaggggtcatgacacGGTCGCCAAACAATATGAGGCTTTcggcgaaaaatagaagtagagggtctattatgcctgtacatatatgaaaagtggactgcatgagaatatttcagcgcaaaatgagccctagaagtaGCCGGCTATAAACCGCATCCACCGACGGCGACCGCCATATTGCCATGGCTTGTGTGACGTCATGAGCTGCATGGAgaggagccgtcgtcttctactaAAATTTCCAGCCGCTGGAATTTattgtttcaatgccaagctgCAGGAAGCTGAAATGGCTCGATTTCGCGCGCAGCTgacaacagaaaaaaattgttcggcggaatgcagacgctcgcaaagcaagcagcttgttacgtcacggttctcgagtgcgccagtgttgcgtGACtatcaggccgctcgcgtgtttgtaAAGATGTACAATTACAAATTAGGTTCTCGactaaatgcgctaaaatttcgccagcttgttagTGAACGCACACGGATTAACTCACATAACACAGATTGTGATCGAAGATTGGGCGTCATGGCCGCTTTAAAGTTTTACATTTCCTTTTGAGTCTATCTGCTTAGCTTGTAATGTCGCTGTTGCGCTCGCAAAACGTCACTGATTGGTTTGCTAATTAGGCGACTGACCAACTGATTGATCTATCGGTTGGGCTTAAAATGGCGAACCAACACGGGAATTGCTTTGTGCTTCTCGGGCGGCCAAGGAAGCAAATTAGATGCCATTTCTATACTTTTCCTTGCCTTCACAAATGAATTATTCTAGCGCACACAAAGTGTCTGGTTTGTTCAATACTGCGTCAAGCCACTGTTGCGCTAATATTATACCGGTGgcacatggtgcactgctgatcgcgattaagtcCGATTTTGATCAAATTAATTGTGAATAGCTTGCGTAAAgaagccaatcatgatcaagaaatttgatccgGATCagacccgatcgcgatcaaaagtgaccgttTAACACCGGTGTGAGACGCTCTGATGAGGGGCTCCTGATCAAGTAAGAACCACATCCCAAGTTTCAAATGGTTGGCAGACGAGCATGCCTCGATCCAATTCTGCAGCGTGGATTACCCTTCGAATTTCAGCAGTCCACAGACACAGAATCGAGCCCACGACTATGTGGTCGAGAATAAACGTCGCAGGCATAGAGTGGCAAGCGGCGGCAATAACGCCCGAAGAGTGGTCATTAGGGATGCCGTTGCAGAACACGTTAAACCGCCATCTGAGTAGTCTTCATCAATATACAGCACGCCGAGCAAACTACTCACGTAGCAATGAACAACACAGATGGGTGcttgactgccgacccgaaggtcacgggatcgactcccgaccgcggcggccgcattgggatggaggcaaaatgctagaggcccgtgtgcttagatttagatgcacgttaaagagccccaggggATTCTTCCACTagggcgcctctcataatcatatcgtaggttTGGGACGTGGAACCCTAACTATTATTATTAACAGCACAGATACAGAAAGGTAAACAGCGCTGCATTATAGTTTCTGTACCTGAACCAGCACAGAGTCTATGCATCGAGACCACCAGACTACATAGTGCGTACCGATGACTCGTTACAGCATTTAGACTGCAGTTCAGATACGAAAAGTGAATGGCAGGTTTGCTTTAGCTGACGTCACACGGAAGCGGATGTCTTTACCGCGTTCGATCGCCAtcaaaatggaaagaaaagacgCCACACGATCACTTACCCGGCGAGCTAGAATGGCGGCGCCCGAGTGACCACTTTGTCTTTCTTTTCGAACGTGAGGAAATGCCGTACCTGTAGCCGCTTGGCTGGTAGGCATCGAGCGAAATGTCACTACCCACTACGGGTACCGAGGCAGATTACCATACACAGCTTGATGCGccttataaaagaaaaaaaaaaagtcagaaggtcccttatgcatttactAGGACGAGTGGACGGCGAAAGCccatttattcttttttcttttcagtggattgcactgaccccccccccacccccccgtttcgaaagctttctccacccaacgtggttttacactgcctctgAGATCGGAAGCAGTGGAACCACGTCACGTATTAGTGGAGTGcatccgggatcagcccacctttaaTCAAGCGATGATGTCGTGATGAAGGCGTCATGTGACGGTACGTTAAGTGACGTCATGcagacgtcatgatgacggcactAATTTTTGTGACCTGTGacgccatgacgacgtcataggATGCATAACTcgcgccgacgccgacagtcagTTTTCGCGTGCAAAATCACAatgtgattttgcattgccttcggggttggaggcattggaagctttccgcacctcacgtgtTTTTGCatcgcctccgggatcggcccacctttgaccaagcgactatgaTATGTGGGGAGGTCATCATGTCACGTCCCTGTGACGTCTTGATTACCATAGGcgtgcagggttccccttcatggggggcgaaggttcgtcgcagcgccccatctcccaattatgtcaatgtatggcgctgacattgcgcccccccccctctctttatgtcaatgtgtggggctgacattgcgccccccccccggcCGTGCGCACGCCAATGACGATGACGACAACTAATATCGGAGATCTGTGATGCCATGAtaacgtcatacggtgacgtcatcacgtgaagacgAGTTTTTGCCTCACCTGTGTTAACGCCGACGCCTTcagtcaactttcgcgtttgatgaggcatctgaggctttcgccttgaaacgATAACACAGGACTGCAGCTGTCGATCTTTGTCCTCGTTTACTTCGCGCTACGGTTTGCTTCCTTACGTAATGCTTTTACGTGGCTACCTCTGCTCTTTCCCTCTCTGTTAGTGAAAGACAGATATtttaatttcatttcatttgatGCGGAAAGAGCATTGCTGCGTACTGTCCAGAATAACGCGTAGTCaccgcagaagaaaaaaaatcacagcatatccacggagtgaatgatgatgagtgggcgaagctgcggaggttcatcggtaaaccgtgaatcttccgtgaattctgcccagtacatcatcaccgacgtgagatcgggcgcgtttatactaaaggttcgatgagttatgatgacttgcagctcactttaattttacatgtacgctgtgaattttcattgtttagaaaaccattgctttagaaaacattggcgtctttcgttaagcagctggcgtcttttcgttttgctttagaaacatctggcgttcttccgttttgcttttacaaaacatctggcgtctttcgttggtttatttcatcaatcaacggcgttttgaacaaaatttttattgtttaatcacgcacaggagaaatctcaccaggcactaccttggaggtaaagaatggctgctaatgggaatgagagacagaagaagtcggcttttagctaccgctgcgaattttttattgttcaacaacgcacaggaaatatctcccaccggcaccaccttggaggtcaaagcgtaagactggttacgcactacgactacgactacgagggacgaacgggtgcggccttaaggagcttcgcccctaaaaatcacagcatatccacggagtgaatgatgataagtgggcgaagctgtggaggttcatcggtaaaccgtgaatcttccgtgaattctgcccagtacatcatcaccgacgtgagatcgggcgcgtttatactaaaggttcgatgagttatgacgacttgcagcgcactttaattttacatgtacgctgtgaattttcattgtttagaaaaccattgcttagaaaacatctggcgtctttcgttaagcagctggcgtcttttcgttttgctttagaaacatctggcgttctttcgttttgcttttacaaaacatctggcgtcttttgttggtttatttcatcaatcaacggcgttttgaacaaaatttttattgtttaatcacgcacaggagaaatctcaccaggcactaccttggaggtaaagaatggctgctaataggaatgagagacagaagaagtcggcttttagctaacgctgctaattttttattgttcaacaacgcacaggaaaaatctcccaccggcaccaccttgcaggtcaaagcgtaagactggttacatactacgctacgagggacgaacgggtgccgctataaggagcttcgcccctaaaaagattaGCATAAGCGACCGTTCCGGCCAATGATCGcttgtgagaaagagagagagcaactttattaaaaaaaaaaggttggcgagttcttcggggatttgggctaatatccccacctaggcatcggccacgagcccttgagctctggcggctgcctgggcccgctggacggcccagagttggtcctcgagggcgaaactgagcagtgcagtctcccAGCGCGTTCGGTTTGAGGCTGCGTCTCCGTCTGGTACCCCACCTCTGCCACACTCCCATGACATGTGTTCCAGGGTAGCCCTGGCCTCGCAAAACTTGCATCTTGCCGAATAAAGCTCTGGGTAACAGATATTCAAGATCACTGGGCTCGGAAACGCTctggtctgcagctgtcgccacgtgACCGCCTGCTTCTTGTTCAGTTTTTGGTGTGGTGGCGGAAATTTGTACCTGGCCAATCTGTAATGTTGTGTTATGTCTCTAAAACTAGTGAGGCggtcctcccactcccactccccgCCCGACGTCGCGCCCAAAGCGGCGGCGGTGTTGACGGTGGCGGCtcggtccgtaagccctcgagcTGTCCCGTGCGCCGCCTCATTGCCGGCGAGCGAAGTGGTGTGTGCGGGCGCCCATAAGATGTAAACGTCCCTATTCTCGGTTTTGCCCGCAAGCAGAATTCGTAACGCCTCGGGGGAGACGCGGCCGTTGGCAAAGTTGCGGACTGCGGTCTGGGAGTCGCTAATTGCCACTTCGGCCGTGGTGGTGGCCGCCGCGAGCGCGATAGCCACTTCCTCCGCTGTCTCCCCGTGCTCAGTGCGTACCGTGACGCTTGTATTGCAAGCGTTCTCGTGACCTATTACCGCGGCCACGAAGCCGCGC
It encodes the following:
- the LOC125759813 gene encoding uncharacterized protein LOC125759813, whose amino-acid sequence is MAVTSSSRVVAVPKPQPSVLSQWHAVVFYLVLVFGDRLQNPYEYKLYYYNKLEQTAIAQIYAVGTLGGCFADLWGRSIAKRVGWKLSAPLLLALLMQSCLMKKTDHLETLMISKVLAKMCVLTLFPLALGQFSARTRPSDVAIMISIGFIGIVAGVTGSLLCDVIYFDCFIMFRIATYVLGLLFLFHWLAPPSQPIKDLLEPYRSDRIVTLAVLSSEAALWCCSTVVEAFWAPLVNPSNMDVGLLYALYCFFHVFGGCFFRVTRMIQATPRYTLTLSCLLAAVGMFFAAAAMPVYPDSVLVIVMAMLAFHFSLGLWGAALRKLRNCAMLSPRYEAYARCAGRLVGAAMLTVKKEFDTQYLCGVFTLCCLFVLLSLMPVQSLARWKQKSRVIQVLRYMAGHSSAA